The following DNA comes from Meles meles chromosome 8, mMelMel3.1 paternal haplotype, whole genome shotgun sequence.
GGTTTCATAACAAGTTACGCTGTTGGGAACCCTCTGAAATAACAGGGGAACATAAGCTTCATGATCCTGATGTGCAAGACCCAGCAGGATTGGCAAGAGAATAGAGTTCAAGCCGAGCATTCACGGGGTCAGGCATGAAGCCATTAcactccttctctcttccctctgtcccGTGGGGCTGCAATCCTGTCCCCGAGCTTATGAGCTGAGGGTACAGAGGCACCGGGTCATTCAGGGCTTGTGATGCCAGGGGCCCAAGAGCCCAGGTCTCAGTCAGTAGGTACCTATCCTCCCGCCGCTGGCCATGATGGCCTCTGCTGTCCTCAGCTGCCGCTCCAGTCTCCGAGCCTGCTGCAGGGCATGGTGCAGACTCAAGCCCAGTGCCTGTCTCATGTCCTTGATGGCAGCCTCCAGAAGCCCCTGTGTCCTCGACCCCGGCCTCTCCCGGTAGCTCTGGAGCACGGCAACCACTCGTCTCTGGGCCACCAGCACGTTGGCGTCCAGCAGGGCCTGTGATCCTCCCATGTGGGGCACTGTCTGGCCCTCCCACCGAGAAGCTCCCTGCAGCCGGACCGTCTTCCCGCTCAGAGGCTCCTTGAAGCAGTCACCAGGCAGCATAAGGCTCCCCGAGGCGTCTTGCAGCCCCCCCAGGGCAAGCACCTGACCTGGCAGCGGAACCCAAGAGGGTGAGGTAGAAGGGGCTGAACAGAGATGCAGGGAGAGGAGGCATAAAGGAGAATGAGGGCCTGCAGACCGAGTGAGCACAGGGGTGGGGGACGGGAAGTGAGGGGAAGAGGACAGGGAAGCCAGGACCAAGGACGCAGGTGGGGTAAGAGCAGAGTGGGGATAAAGGGTGGAAAGGTGGCTTTGGGGTGATCTGCAGCCTGGACCAGAACATGGGGGGGTGTAAGGGACTGGGGAGATGGAAAAGCCAGACCTGGCAGAGAGGAGGGCGGGGGAGCCCAGCACTGAGGATGGCGGATACCTGTGTTTTCATCCAACCCGACTCCCAGGATCGGCGAGATGCTTCCCGTGACTGGGTCCTCCATGGGGCCCCCCAACTCGAGGGGGGCCAAGGTCTTGGTGAGAGGATTGCAGTATGTGCCCCCAAGAGTGAGCCACTGCCTGGTTTGAGGATGAAGAGTCACAGCCAGCACAGGCACCTCGATGCCGGTTGTGGGGTCTGTCATGAGCGCCCCCAGCTGTGACGTCCGTCTTGGCTGCAGGATGGGCAGGTGGGTGGCGGGAGGGGAGCCTGTGGCCGGGCAGATTGGGTAGGGCACATAGGGGAGGATGGCGGCTTCTGACGTTCGGATGCCACCTGGACGGGGAGAGACAGGGACACGGGGAGACCGGGAGATGGGGAGACAGGGAGAcggggagacagggagacagggagtGATAGCACTGTTGGTACGTCAGCCTCCCGCCTGGCCCCGCAGACACTTCTTGCACCCAACGGCTCTCCCCAGCCTCACCCTCTGCAGCAAGAATGTTAAagtgaggagggggagaggggtttgCTGCTCTGCTCTTCATCATACCCCACAGTGCCAGGACAGagccctgctccctgccttgtGCTCCCGGGGAGTCCCTCCCAGAGGATCCCAGCAGACCCGGGCAGGGTGGGAGCTCCCTCGTGGTCAGGGTCTCACCGGGACTGAAGTCGGTGGTGGGCACCAGCGTAGCTCCCTGCAGATCGTACCCCAGATTTCCAGCCTCGGGCAGCACCTTCCCAGTGTCAGGGTGGATGAAGTAGCCAGAGGGTATGGATCCTGCATGGCCACTGGCTGGAAGCATTGCACAGCTGGGGCCGGGGACCATCAGCTTGGTGACAGGATTCACGCTGATGTCTGGGGTGCCCCCCTGAGGGTctgctgaggctgctgggaagCAAATGATGGCTCATCCCTGCATGTGAGGTGGACGGGCCAGGCGAGGGGCTCCCTGGACTGGTGCCTGGAAGGAGCTGGGAAGAACCCCAGCCAACCCCAGTAGCAAGTGCTCCCCGAGGGCAGAGCATCTTGTCTTTTGCTGAGTGCAGGGCATGATCCCCCACGCAAGACATGACATTGTGATATCATCATACTGCAGGCTGGCAGGGACTGGAAGGACTTTGGGAAAAAGTGGTGACAGCCTATCAGTCACCTGGGGGACTCCGCGTACTCAGAATTCCCCCAGAGAACCCAGGGGGATCCTTCTCCCACTCTTCATTTCCAGGCAAGTCCAGCATTCTCCAAATATGGCCTTTTGCACTCATCCGTTGGGCTTTTGCTCTCAGGAAATGCTCCCTTAGGTATAAAGCCATGCTCTGGGGCAGTTCGGCTCGGTTCCTCCCATTCTTTCCATTTCACAGGCTCCCTCTTCAGCAACACAGCCGTTGGCCTGCACACTGCCCAGGAAGGTCCTCCCAGCTTTGGGGGTTTCCACTTTGCTCTGCCCTTCTCCTCCGCTGCACGGTGTCCTAGGGGAGGGGCCACGTTTCTGCCGGCCCTGTGGACCTGAACTCTGCAGGGCCAGGTTTGGGCGGGGGGCGCGAGCCGAAGCAGAACCCACCTGGCCGCAGCAGCTCCGCCCCGGTGCCGGAACCCAGGACGCCCCAGGCCTTCAGGCGGTGGCCCTCCTGCAGCACAGCCTGGGTCAGGCGGCTCAGCGCCGCATCCAGCGGGGGCACTTCCCTGTGGGGGGCCGGGGGGCAAGGGGGAGGCCAGATCAGGGGCCTCTGCTGTGGCCCGTTCTGGACCTGGGGAAGCCACACTCGCTCCTCCCTTGGGCCACATGTCAGCAAGCCTGACTCAGAGGCACCGGGTACACACCCTTCTGGGTTCGGCCTGGTCCGGGAGGACTTCGCGGGCCCAGAGCCCGCCTGGGCCTTCAGCAGCCGCCGGGCGGCCATCAGCGCGGAGCAGAAAGACGCCCACTGCTCCTGCCGGGCCCCGAGGTCTTGGCGGAGGAGCGTCAGCTGGTGACTGAGGCTGGCCGCGTACTGGCCGGCCAGACGCCCCCTGCGCCCGGCCTCCTCCTCCGCGGCGCCGGCAGCGGCCTCAGCAGCCTGGGGTCAGAGACAGCGCTGCCTGCCCGCCCGCGGGGCTGCAGACGCCCGACCGCCAGCAGCAGCGCAGGGGCCGGGCACCCTGCGAGCCCCTGCCGGGAGTTCCAGAACATTCTGCGCAGGCCCGGCAGCAGCGGCAAGGGGATGAGAaatccctgggggtggggggagtggctAGGAGCCCTGGGGCCTGGGAGCTGGGACCGTGGGAGAGGGGCcacggggggcggggtggggtgccGGGCTCAGGGGCCCCCCGGGAGCCCCATTTAGGCACAGGGACCAGGTCGGAAGGTGTGAACTCAGCCCGACCTGTTGCAGCTCCCTCGGGGGACTCCCCAGACGCTGGCCCGCCGAGGCCGGGGTGCGACGCTCAGCCCCCCACAGCTGCCGCAGAGAGCGGGCTTCACTCACGAGTCTGAGGCAGAGGAGTTTGAGCTGCGGGAGAGCGCGGCGTGCACCTGTGACCGGCGGCGCGCACCTGTGACGGCGCGCCGCCGGCCTCGTGGCCCTACTCGTTGCTTTGATCACAGCGCCCTCTGCTGCCCGTCGGTGGAGGAACGCCCCAGCGCCCCAGGCCCCTGACCCGGTTTCCGTACTTGGacttctagtgtgtgtgtgtgtggtttttacCCCCCTCCCTACGCCTGTCACCTACTGGCCTGAATTTATGCATTCCCGTGGGTCTACTGAGGACCAGGAATGGGGATCTGAAGACTCCAGAGGTGGG
Coding sequences within:
- the LOC123948851 gene encoding uncharacterized protein LOC123948851; protein product: MFWNSRQGLAGCPAPALLLAAAEAAAGAAEEEAGRRGRLAGQYAASLSHQLTLLRQDLGARQEQWASFCSALMAARRLLKAQAGSGPAKSSRTRPNPEGEVPPLDAALSRLTQAVLQEGHRLKAWGVLGSGTGAELLRPASADPQGGTPDISVNPVTKLMVPGPSCAMLPASGHAGSIPSGYFIHPDTGKVLPEAGNLGYDLQGATLVPTTDFSPGGIRTSEAAILPYVPYPICPATGSPPATHLPILQPRRTSQLGALMTDPTTGIEVPVLAVTLHPQTRQWLTLGGTYCNPLTKTLAPLELGGPMEDPVTGSISPILGVGLDENTGQVLALGGLQDASGSLMLPGDCFKEPLSGKTVRLQGASRWEGQTVPHMGGSQALLDANVLVAQRRVVAVLQSYRERPGSRTQGLLEAAIKDMRQALGLSLHHALQQARRLERQLRTAEAIMASGGRIGMMCYPGTELWVPVLYGMEIPDPEGSGLMVPILGMETDGNSGDATPLAGSMEDADGKGLIPISIGAQAIDPFTGEPGPVIGAQTDPSTGLVVPIVQGLEALPRGVRDPGVEMQKNKTGLLSAMGSNQERDL